The following DNA comes from Ornithinimicrobium avium.
CATCTGGATCGTGTAGCCGTTGCGCGCCTGGGGACGGTCGAGGGTGATGGTCGCGATCCGGTCGGCGACGGCATACGTGATCTGTTCGTAGTTCATGCGGCCCTCTCGACGATGCACATCGCTCCTCAGCATCCCAGTTATTGACACATTGTCAATGGGACGGGGGGGCGGATCAGCCACCGCAACGCCTTGAGTCGCGACACCGCACGTCAGGGATGTCGCGACTCAAGGCCATGGCTGGCGGTGGCGGTGGGATTTGAACCCACGGAGGACTTGCGCCCTCACACGCTTTCGAGGCGTGCTCCTTAGGCCGCTCGGACACGCCACCGCCGGACAGGCTACCCGAGGGGGCGACGACGTCCCAAACCGCGAGGACCCGTCCGGGCCGCCCCGCCAAGCCGCGGCGCTCAGCCGCGGCGCTGCCCGAAGAAGTCGAGCAGCAGAGCGGCGCACTCCTCCTCCAGGACGCCGCCGACCACCTCGGGACGGTGCAGCGCGCGGCGGTCCCGGGGCAGGTCCCACACCGACCCGCAGGCGCCGGCCTTCTCGTCCCACGCGCCGAAGACGACCCGGTCCACCCGCGCCAGCACCGAGGCTCCGGCGCACATCGCGCACGGCTCGAGGGTGGCGACGAGACCGCAGCCGTCGAGCCGCCACGAGCCGAGCGCCGCGCCCGCCTCGCGGAGGGCGACCATCTCGGCGTGGCCGGTCGGGTCGTGGTCGCGCTCGCGCACGTTGCGGCCCCGACCGAGCACGGCACCGTCGGGACCGACCACGACGGCACCGACCGGCACGTCGCCCGACCCGCCGACCGTCCTCGCCTCCGCGAGCGCAAGACGCACCCACTGCGCATACCTGTCGGGGGCCCATCCGGGCAGCGGTGCGGCGGGGTGGTCCTGCGCATCGGTCACAACCTAGAGTCTGACCCATGCGCGTCCACGTTGCCGACCACCCGCTCATCGCCCACAAGCTGACCTACCTGCGGGACAAGAGGACGGACACGCCGACCTTCCGCCGGCTGGCCGACGAGCTGGTGACCCTGCTGGCCTACGAGGCGACGCGCGAGGTGCGGGTCAGGCCGTTCGACATCCAGACCCCGGTGGGTCCGACGACCGGCATCCACCTGGCCACCCCCAAGCCGCTCGTCGTGCCGATCCTGCGCGCCGGGCTGGGGATGCTCGACGGGATGATGCGCATGGTCCCGACCGCCGAGGTCGGCTTCGTCGGCATGGTCCGCAACGAGGAGACGCTCGAGGCGACCACCTACGCCAACCGGCTGCCCGAGGACCTCACCGGCCGGCAGTGCTACGTCCTCGACCCGATGCTGGCCACCGGCGGGACCCTGACCGCCGCGATCCGCTTCCTCGTCGAGCTGGGCGCCGACGACATCACCGCGATCACCCTGCTCAGCGCACCCGAGGGCATCCAGCGGCTCCAGGCCGACCTGCGCGACGTGGACGCCCCGGTCACCGTCGTCACCGGCGCGATCGACGAGCGCCTCAACGACAAGGGCTACATCGTGCCGGGTCTGGGCGACGCCGGGGACCGGCTCTACGGCGTGATCTGACGATGCGGGTCTCGCGACGGTCAGCCGTCGAGCCGTTCTACGTCATGGAGGTGCTCAAGGCCGCCGCGCAGCGCCAGCGCAGCCACGGCGACGTGATCATGCTCTGCGCCGGGCAGCCCTCCACGCCCGGACCGGGGCCGGCCCTGGACGCCGCCGTCGCCGCCACGACGACCCAGGTGCTCGGCTACACCGAGTCCACCGGGATCCTGCCGCTGCGCCACGCGATCGCCGACCACCACCGGGAGACCACCGGCGTGGACGTCTCCCCCGAGGACGTCGTCACCTTCCCCGGGTCCTCGGGCGCGTTCACGACCCTCTTCCTCGCCGCGTTCGACCCCGGCGACACCGTGGCGATGACCAGGCCCGGCTACCCGGCCTACCGCAACAGCCTGCAGGCGCTCGGGTGCGAGGTGCTGGAGCTGGACTGCGGTCCGCAGACGCGCTACCAGCCGACCGTCGAGATGCTCGCCGCCCTCGACGAGCCGCCCGCGGGGCTCATCGTCGCCTCGCCGGCGAACCCGACCGGGACGATCATCGACCCCGAGGAGCTGGCTGCCCTGGCGCGCTGGTGCGAGGGGCACGGGACGCTGCTCGTCAGCGACGAGATCTACCACGGCCTGTCCTACGGCCGCCCGACGGCGAGCGCCTGGCAGACCTCGCGCGAGGCGGTCGTCGTCGGCTCGGTCAGCAAGTTCTTCTCGATGACCGGCTGGCGGGTCGGCTGGCTGCTCGCCCCGCCCGCCCTGCGCCGTCCGCTGGAGGTGCTCACCGGCAACCTCAACATCTGCCCGCCCACGGTCTCCCAGTACGCCGCCCTCGGCGCCCTCTCCCCGCAGGCGCGCGCCGAGCTCGAGGGGCACCGCCAGAGGTATGCGGTCACCCGCGACCTGCTTCTGCGGCGCCTCCCCGAGGTGGGCCTGCGCGACTACGCCCCGCCGGACGGCGCCTTCTACGCCTGGTGCGACGTGGGCCATCTCACCGACGACTCGGTGGCCTGGTGCCGGGACCTGCTGGCCGACTGCGGTGTCGCGATCACCCCGGGCGTGGACTTCGACACCCGTGAGGGACACCGCAGGGTGCGGCTGTCCTTCGCCGGGTCCACCGCGCAGGTGGACGAGGCGCTGGACCGGATGGCGGCCAGCCCGCTGCTGCAGGGCCGGTGACCGGAGCACGGTCGGGCGGACCGAGCCTGACCGACACCGAGCGCGGCATGCTCGACGGCCGCGAGGGGCCGGGCGTGGCGATGGCGATGCGCGTCGTCGTGGCCGTGGCCAGGGTGCGCGGCGCCGCCGGCCTGGTCGAGATCTCCGGCGCCCACATCGACAGCTGCCTCTACCACGGGCGGGCCGGGCTGGACTTCGCCCGCCGGCTCCTCGACCTCGGCGCGCGGGTGCGGGTGCCCACCACGCTCAACGTCGGCTCGCTGGACCTCGTGCACCCGGGGATGGTCCGGCGCCGCACCGAGCACGAGCAGGAGGTCGCCGAGGAGGGCCGTGCGCTGATGGACGCCTACGTGGCGCTGGGGGCGCGCACCACCTGGACGTGCGCGCCCTACCAGCTCGACGCGCGACCGGCCCGCGGCGAGCACGTGGCCTGGGCCGAGTCCAACGCCATCGTCTTCGCCAACTCCGTGCTCGGGGCACGCACCGACCGCTACGGCGACTTCCTGGACATCTGCGCGGCGGTGACGGGGCGCGCCCCGCACGCCGGTCTGCACCTGACCGGGAACAGGCGCGGCGGGCTCGTCGTCGACTGCCGCGCCCTGGGCGACAAGGCGCTGGCGCTCGACCTGACCTACCCGCTGCTGGGCTACCTCGTGGGGCTGCGCTGCGGCGCCGGGACCAACCCGGTGCTGCTCGGGCTGCCGGCCGGCACCGACGAGGACCGGCTCAAGGCGTTCGGTGCGGCCGCCGCGTCCTCCGGCGGTGTG
Coding sequences within:
- a CDS encoding nucleoside deaminase codes for the protein MTDAQDHPAAPLPGWAPDRYAQWVRLALAEARTVGGSGDVPVGAVVVGPDGAVLGRGRNVRERDHDPTGHAEMVALREAGAALGSWRLDGCGLVATLEPCAMCAGASVLARVDRVVFGAWDEKAGACGSVWDLPRDRRALHRPEVVGGVLEEECAALLLDFFGQRRG
- the upp gene encoding uracil phosphoribosyltransferase, encoding MRVHVADHPLIAHKLTYLRDKRTDTPTFRRLADELVTLLAYEATREVRVRPFDIQTPVGPTTGIHLATPKPLVVPILRAGLGMLDGMMRMVPTAEVGFVGMVRNEETLEATTYANRLPEDLTGRQCYVLDPMLATGGTLTAAIRFLVELGADDITAITLLSAPEGIQRLQADLRDVDAPVTVVTGAIDERLNDKGYIVPGLGDAGDRLYGVI
- a CDS encoding pyridoxal phosphate-dependent aminotransferase codes for the protein MRVSRRSAVEPFYVMEVLKAAAQRQRSHGDVIMLCAGQPSTPGPGPALDAAVAATTTQVLGYTESTGILPLRHAIADHHRETTGVDVSPEDVVTFPGSSGAFTTLFLAAFDPGDTVAMTRPGYPAYRNSLQALGCEVLELDCGPQTRYQPTVEMLAALDEPPAGLIVASPANPTGTIIDPEELAALARWCEGHGTLLVSDEIYHGLSYGRPTASAWQTSREAVVVGSVSKFFSMTGWRVGWLLAPPALRRPLEVLTGNLNICPPTVSQYAALGALSPQARAELEGHRQRYAVTRDLLLRRLPEVGLRDYAPPDGAFYAWCDVGHLTDDSVAWCRDLLADCGVAITPGVDFDTREGHRRVRLSFAGSTAQVDEALDRMAASPLLQGR
- a CDS encoding aconitase X, which produces MTGARSGGPSLTDTERGMLDGREGPGVAMAMRVVVAVARVRGAAGLVEISGAHIDSCLYHGRAGLDFARRLLDLGARVRVPTTLNVGSLDLVHPGMVRRRTEHEQEVAEEGRALMDAYVALGARTTWTCAPYQLDARPARGEHVAWAESNAIVFANSVLGARTDRYGDFLDICAAVTGRAPHAGLHLTGNRRGGLVVDCRALGDKALALDLTYPLLGYLVGLRCGAGTNPVLLGLPAGTDEDRLKAFGAAAASSGGVALFHVVGLTPEAPTLEAALQGGSVPTLTVTSVDLRAARAELSTARGTRLDAVSLGTPHASLAEIAALADGLRAGAPLDPRVAFYLSTGRSVLERARAAGHVEELERAGVRIVVDTCTYVTSILDPDDRVVLTTSGKWAHYAPGNLGVDVVIASLQECLASARAGEVVLDDGLLG